The DNA region TTAATAACTCCAAACGGGTAGATGAAAGCATTATCTTGGAACTATTAATCGAAAATAAAGAACTTTCTGTCGAAAAATTTAAAAATATCATCAAGAAAAAATATGGATATTCCGTATCAGATCAAACTATAAATTCTTGTTTGATTAATTTGAATTTCGAATTTGTCAGAGAGAATAAAGAAATTGTCTGTGTCATTGATAACAGTTTTTTATTTTCTAATTCATTTATGCAAAGTTTAGAAAATGACGTTTTTAAAAGATACTTACTAGATTCGACAAAATGTGCTATAAAAATATTTGATAAAATTTATAGTTTTAATAAATATAAAGACGGAATTATTTTATATAATAAATATAGTAGAAAAGATATTTGTAGATTATTAAATTGGGACAAGGACATTAGCAGCACTATATATGGTTATAGGACGAATATGGAAGTAACTCCATGTTTTGTAACTTACCATAAATCAAAAGATATTGATGATTCTATTAATTATAATGATCACTTTATAAATCCGTCAACTTTTGCTTGGGAGTCAAGATCTAATAGAAGAATAGATAGCAATGAAATTAAGGCAGTCATAAATTCAAAGAGAATTTTATTATTTGTAAAAAAAGAAAATGGGGAAGGTTCTGATTTTTATTTTCTAGGGAACGTAAAAATTAATCTTGAATCCATTAGGCAACAAACAATGAAAGAGACTTTAAAACCTGTAGTCCATTTTCAATTTTTATTAGAATCTTCGGTTCCCGATAATCTATATAATTATATTACTAATAGCCAAGAAATTCTGTCAACGGAGAATAAATTAGATCAAATTGAAAAAAATGAAATTCCTCGACTTGACCCTATAGAAAAATCTCCGACTATTCCACTATTCAATTTTTATGCAGCAGCAGGCTCCTTTAGTGAGTTACAGTCCGATAATGAATTTACTTCATTAGATGCTCCAAACAACATACACAATACTAACGATTATTTTGCTTGCCGAATACGAGGAGAATCCATGAATCGTGTTATCCCAAATGGCTCAATCTGTTTATTCAAAAAATATACAGGTGGCAGCAGAAATGGGAAAATTGTTTTAGTTGAAAATGTAGATATCCAAGATCCGGATTTTCATTCCGCATTTACCATCAAAACATACGCCAGCGAAAAAATCGTAACAGAAGAAGGATGGACACATACTTCCATTAGATTAAGGCCTAATTCCTATGATGGCACTTACTCAGATATTATAATCGATGAGGAAAATGGCCAAAATATGAAAGTGGTAGGTGAGTTCGTAACCATTCTACAATAATGAACAATTTATCAGGAATCAATAATAACGTACTTACAACTGAAATTTTCTAATTTTACACTCTAATTATCACGCTGAATGGTTGAGTTTTTCATAAATTACCTAAAAGATAAAATAGATCTTTCTGAGGAGGAAGTACAGATAATAGTATCTGTATGCAAACAAAAAAAACTTCGGAAAAAACAATTTCTATGTCAGGAAGGTGAGATTTGGCACTATAACGCTTTTATTTGTCGCGGATTGGTTAAGACATTTTCTATATCCGAAAACGGCATCGAGCATATCATCAATTTCGCACCAGAAAATTATTGGACGGGAGATCGTGAAAGTTTACTCAACGGAACTCCAACTCATTTAAATATTGATGCCATTGAACCGACTGAAGTAATTTTAATAGAAAAATTGGATTTTGAAAAAATCTGCACACAAATACCGCAACTCAACCAATTAGTAAATAAAATTATACAGAAAAG from Rhizosphaericola mali includes:
- a CDS encoding Crp/Fnr family transcriptional regulator, with protein sequence MVEFFINYLKDKIDLSEEEVQIIVSVCKQKKLRKKQFLCQEGEIWHYNAFICRGLVKTFSISENGIEHIINFAPENYWTGDRESLLNGTPTHLNIDAIEPTEVILIEKLDFEKICTQIPQLNQLVNKIIQKSFIVAQSRILANISFTAEEKYQNFLQKYPHIVNRIPQHMIAAFIGVTPETLTRLRRSTLHK